The Anas acuta chromosome 2, bAnaAcu1.1, whole genome shotgun sequence genome contains a region encoding:
- the LOC137851905 gene encoding nuclear pore complex protein Nup153-like yields the protein MVKSILPAWLQKYFNKRENECAAANKSANQAATPVNQHHNYADGGTLNDGRYMPERATLNRQEPSTSSSALNYPVALTRPALHRSHLNYTMSDSSVPPSQPSTSSISGIGSPGLSFIKEIKDSTSQRDDDNMSRTGGFSSRASDKDVGVLKNTSSSLLWTTEADRTHSLSQHSAASSKKPAFSLSAFGGICAARGSTSDCKKNQPGYSPFYPGKTVYGGAAGKSKPSMIEPYRVQMRRRVRQEKVQSHATLSTAARCILEAMEKLSSPLMDDEKMPPLLPLSSPPDIDELNIPDLQPKRRKLDSQNESPHPPVKRLVKPRLNLHSMHRVQYSKPAKTSTPDSSKICNRV from the exons ATGGTTAAAAGTATATTACCGGCGTGGCTGCAGAAGTATTTCAATAAGCGTGAGAATGAGTGTGCAGCTGCAAATAAATCTGCAAACCAGGCGGCGACTCCAGTAAACCAGCATCATAATTACGCAGATGGAGGTACCCTAAATGATGGGAGATACATGCCTGAACGAGCGACACTTAATAGACAAG AACCATCCACAAGTAGCTCAGCACTGAACTACCCAGTTGCCTTAACAAGGCCCGCTCTTCATCGGAGCCATTTGAATTATACCATGTCGGATTCTTCTGTCCCACCTTCTCAGCCCTCCACATCTTCAATATCTGGCATTGGCAGTCCTGGACTctctttcataaaagaaatcaaagattCTACCTCTCAACGAGACGATGACAACATGTCAAGAACCGGTGGCTTCTCCTCTAGAGCATCTGACAAAG ATGTtggagttttaaaaaatacttcttcatCACTGCTCTGGACCACAGAAGCTGATAGAACTCATTCCCTCTCGCAGCATTCTGCAGCTAGCTCTAAGAAACCTGCATTCAGTTTATCTGCTTTTGGAGGAATTTGTGCT GCACGCGGAAGCACATCTGACTGTAAGAAAAACCAGCCTGGGTATTCTCCATTTTACCCTGGAAAGACGGTCTATGGTGGTGCAGCTGGAAAATCAAAGCCGTCGATGATAGAACCTTATCGG GTACAAATGAGAAGGAGAGTTAGGCAAGAAAAAGTGCAGTCCCACGCTACCTTAAGTACCGCAGCACGGTGCATCTTGGAGGCAATGGAGAAGCTGTCAAGCCCTTTGATG GATGATGAAAAAATGCCACCTCTTTTGCCGCTGAGTTCT cCTCCAGACATAGATGAACTGAATATTCCTGACCTTCAGCCCAAACGAAGAAAG CTGGACTCCCAGAATGAGTCCCCGCATCCACCTGTAAAGAGACTTGTGAAACCAAGGTTAAACCTTCATTCAATGCATCGGGTCCAGTATTCTAAACCAGCAAAGACTTCAACTCCTGATTCCAGCAAAATTTGCAACAgagtatag